In the bacterium genome, one interval contains:
- a CDS encoding Fic family protein: MSDFRRYFARVTGIEAGSYPWQEELAGEPLSSERLIRIPTGFGKTAGVLSAWLWHRVERDDDGWPRRLVWCLPMRVLVEQTADEVRASLRRLALLREGAAPHHGVGVYVLMGGADAGEWHLHPEDCAVLIGTQDMLLSRALNRGYGSPRARWPMEFGLLNHDALWVMDEVQLMDVGLATSGQLHAFRREEGRKAFRPCATWWMSATLQREWLAASPETRGFSETISLTNIAAPARHGHLWEDVEKPVRVVEADGAKSVADTVIAAHLERGKGKDGPTLVVLNRVDDACETFEAIQRDRRLQGTDIRLIHSRFRPHEREAWRREFLDRAFCGRGTDRIIVATQVIEAGVDISATVLVTALAPWTSLVQRFGRAARWGGAADVVIIDPQPADERTAAPYAKSEIDSAREALRHLADVSPAALERFEDAHRDLLPRLYPYAPKHLLLRHEVDDLFDTTPDLSGADVDISRFIRSGEERDLQVFWERVPAGATPEPTLRPARAALCAVPFLRARDWLCGKEAGKQRAPRLLPGVRAWVWSWLDGIWRPAVRRDLYPGQTVLVAADVGGYSATMGWSPRSRATVEPVAPPALSPEELADSSEDDEALSAYPWQTIAVHGQQVGRLAAEFGRTLLPGREHLLDLAGRWHDLGKRHEAFQGSIVGAGRPARRDLAKAPNGAWLPRHQLYPSGGGQRRAGFRHELASTLGMFAVLGRHRQDHPALLGRWRELLEAIGQAPAPAATGEASPSKLELEILDLSEDEFDLVAYLVCAHHGKVRVTWHASAADQRAEDDRLRIRGIRDGDVLPPALLAATDGDFCELPASLLDLAPASVGLNPYTGCGWTERVLSLLERHGPFALAWMEAVLRAADQRASRRPLADPLLESDHEVRGLGTGDSGVAHASGGREAPPALAANSRQRGGEHGVRRGAGESRDAGSGARAPADSTRHVETRLGILSYAELAPHLARQVQVIEEAIEAGELDARPLDAGLVEEVQRRMCADLTPQLAGWRRHDVTVGTHTPPSFVEVPALMDGYGLDLSARLSSLGTRPDLLLETLAFAEGRLLSIHPFADFNGRTTRVLLRLLLRRLDLPAVDLLPASHEVGTYLDALRAADRLDWQSLMAVWRRRFERELQP; encoded by the coding sequence GTGAGTGACTTTCGGCGCTATTTCGCACGCGTAACCGGGATCGAGGCGGGCTCCTACCCGTGGCAGGAGGAGTTGGCCGGTGAGCCGCTGTCATCGGAGCGTCTGATCCGCATCCCGACTGGCTTCGGCAAGACTGCTGGGGTGTTGTCGGCCTGGCTGTGGCACCGCGTAGAACGCGACGATGACGGGTGGCCGCGCCGACTCGTGTGGTGCCTGCCGATGCGGGTGTTGGTCGAGCAGACCGCCGACGAAGTGCGCGCGAGTCTCCGCCGGCTCGCCCTTCTCCGGGAGGGCGCTGCGCCGCACCACGGCGTTGGCGTGTACGTTCTCATGGGCGGTGCCGATGCGGGCGAGTGGCATCTCCACCCGGAAGACTGCGCGGTACTGATCGGCACGCAGGACATGTTGCTCTCGCGCGCCCTCAATCGCGGTTACGGGAGTCCGCGGGCGCGCTGGCCGATGGAGTTCGGGCTCCTCAACCACGACGCGCTGTGGGTGATGGACGAGGTGCAGCTCATGGACGTCGGCCTCGCCACCTCGGGACAGCTCCACGCCTTCCGCCGCGAGGAGGGCCGCAAGGCGTTTCGCCCGTGCGCCACATGGTGGATGAGCGCCACGCTTCAGCGCGAATGGCTTGCAGCGAGTCCCGAGACGCGAGGCTTCAGCGAAACCATCTCCCTGACGAACATCGCCGCACCTGCTCGCCACGGCCACCTGTGGGAGGACGTCGAAAAGCCGGTGCGCGTCGTCGAGGCCGATGGCGCGAAGTCGGTCGCCGACACGGTGATCGCGGCGCATCTCGAGCGCGGCAAGGGCAAGGACGGGCCGACACTCGTGGTGCTGAACCGGGTCGACGACGCGTGCGAGACCTTCGAGGCGATCCAACGCGACCGCCGGCTGCAGGGCACGGACATCCGGCTGATCCACAGCCGCTTCCGCCCGCACGAGCGCGAGGCCTGGCGGCGTGAGTTCCTCGACCGGGCCTTCTGCGGGCGCGGAACGGACCGCATCATCGTCGCCACTCAGGTCATCGAGGCCGGCGTCGACATCTCCGCCACGGTCCTGGTGACGGCACTCGCTCCATGGACGAGCCTGGTGCAGCGATTCGGCCGGGCGGCTCGATGGGGGGGGGCTGCCGACGTCGTGATCATCGACCCGCAACCCGCTGACGAAAGGACGGCCGCGCCCTACGCAAAGAGCGAGATCGACTCCGCCCGCGAGGCCTTGCGTCATCTGGCCGACGTGTCACCCGCTGCACTCGAGCGTTTCGAGGATGCGCATCGAGATCTGCTGCCCCGGCTGTATCCTTACGCGCCGAAGCACCTGCTGTTGCGGCATGAGGTGGACGACCTCTTCGATACCACCCCAGATCTCTCTGGCGCCGATGTCGACATCAGCCGCTTCATTCGCAGCGGGGAGGAGCGCGACCTCCAGGTGTTCTGGGAGCGGGTCCCCGCTGGCGCGACGCCCGAACCGACGCTGCGCCCCGCGCGCGCCGCGCTCTGTGCCGTGCCGTTTCTGCGGGCGCGGGACTGGTTGTGTGGCAAAGAGGCTGGCAAGCAGCGCGCGCCGCGTCTCCTTCCCGGTGTGCGCGCGTGGGTCTGGAGCTGGCTGGATGGCATCTGGCGCCCGGCGGTGCGGCGTGACCTGTACCCAGGGCAGACCGTTCTCGTGGCAGCCGACGTCGGCGGGTATTCCGCGACCATGGGATGGTCACCGCGCAGCCGCGCAACAGTCGAGCCGGTGGCGCCGCCGGCTCTCTCGCCCGAAGAGCTGGCGGATTCCAGCGAGGACGACGAGGCGCTGAGCGCCTATCCGTGGCAGACCATCGCCGTGCACGGGCAGCAGGTTGGGCGCCTGGCGGCGGAGTTCGGCCGAACGCTGCTGCCCGGCCGGGAGCACCTCCTGGACCTCGCTGGTCGATGGCACGATCTCGGCAAGCGACACGAAGCCTTCCAGGGCTCCATTGTCGGCGCAGGACGTCCCGCGCGACGCGATCTGGCGAAGGCCCCCAATGGTGCCTGGCTGCCGCGCCACCAGCTCTACCCCAGCGGGGGGGGGCAGCGGCGGGCGGGCTTTCGCCACGAGTTGGCGAGCACGCTGGGCATGTTCGCCGTGCTCGGGCGCCACCGTCAGGATCATCCGGCCTTACTCGGCCGATGGCGTGAGCTGCTCGAGGCGATCGGCCAGGCGCCAGCCCCGGCAGCGACTGGCGAAGCGTCGCCCTCGAAGCTCGAATTGGAGATCCTCGACCTGAGCGAAGACGAATTCGACCTCGTCGCGTATCTCGTCTGCGCGCATCATGGGAAGGTGCGAGTGACGTGGCACGCATCGGCTGCCGATCAACGCGCCGAGGACGATCGCCTCCGCATCCGCGGCATCCGCGATGGTGATGTTCTTCCGCCGGCGTTGCTCGCCGCGACGGACGGTGACTTCTGCGAGCTTCCGGCGTCGCTTCTGGATTTGGCGCCAGCGTCGGTCGGTCTCAATCCGTACACCGGGTGCGGCTGGACGGAACGGGTCCTCTCGCTGCTGGAACGACATGGTCCCTTCGCGCTGGCCTGGATGGAAGCGGTGCTGCGCGCGGCGGACCAGCGCGCATCGCGTCGGCCCCTTGCCGATCCGCTGCTGGAGAGCGATCATGAAGTCCGTGGACTGGGAACAGGCGATTCAGGCGTGGCGCATGCTTCCGGAGGACGAGAAGCACCGCCGGCGCTGGCAGCGAATTCCCGCCAACGTGGCGGCGAGCATGGCGTTCGAAGGGGAGCCGGTGAGTCTCGAGATGCTGGAAGCGGAGCACGCGCGCCGGCCGATTCCACCCGTCACGTCGAGACACGACTCGGAATCCTGAGCTACGCCGAGCTGGCACCGCATCTCGCGCGCCAGGTCCAGGTGATCGAGGAGGCGATCGAAGCGGGAGAGCTCGACGCACGTCCGCTCGACGCCGGCCTCGTCGAGGAGGTCCAGCGGCGGATGTGCGCCGACTTGACGCCGCAGCTCGCGGGATGGCGACGCCACGACGTTACCGTGGGTACCCACACGCCGCCGAGCTTCGTCGAGGTTCCAGCGTTGATGGACGGCTACGGGCTCGATCTGTCGGCGCGCTTGAGCTCGCTCGGCACGCGCCCCGATCTCCTGCTCGAGACGCTCGCCTTTGCCGAGGGGAGGTTGCTGTCGATCCACCCGTTTGCCGATTTCAACGGCCGGACCACCCGCGTCCTGCTACGGCTCCTGCTGCGACGCCTGGACCTGCCTGCGGTGGATCTGTTGCCGGCGTCGCACGAGGTCGGCACCTATCTCGATGCACTCCGCGCGGCGGACCGACTCGACTGGCAGTCGCTCATGGCGGTCTGGCGACGCCGCTTCGAGCGCGAGCTGCAGCCGTGA
- a CDS encoding DUF4926 domain-containing protein, which translates to MPKEHQRVVLTAPIPAEGLEPGDVGTVVHVYGDGAACEVEFVTLGGETAAVVTVDHSEFRPISPGEITHARERRAS; encoded by the coding sequence ATGCCGAAGGAACACCAACGCGTCGTCCTGACCGCCCCTATTCCCGCTGAGGGCCTGGAGCCCGGCGACGTCGGCACGGTGGTCCATGTCTACGGGGACGGCGCGGCCTGCGAGGTCGAGTTCGTGACGCTGGGCGGTGAGACCGCGGCGGTGGTGACGGTGGACCACTCAGAGTTCCGTCCGATCTCCCCCGGCGAGATCACCCACGCGCGCGAGCGCCGCGCCTCCTGA
- the cas2 gene encoding CRISPR-associated endonuclease Cas2, with protein sequence MRNTFLVCYDICDDKRLRAVHRTMRDFGDHLQYSIFECQFTESDLLRCRHALSEIIDHRDDQVLFVDLGPSAGRGERVITAVGRAYSPIDSPCLVIDGRE encoded by the coding sequence ATGCGCAACACGTTTCTCGTCTGCTACGACATCTGCGACGACAAACGCCTGCGCGCGGTCCACAGGACCATGCGCGATTTCGGCGATCACCTGCAGTACTCGATCTTCGAGTGCCAGTTCACCGAGAGCGATCTGCTGCGCTGCCGGCACGCGCTGAGCGAGATCATCGACCACCGCGACGACCAGGTGCTGTTCGTCGACCTCGGCCCGTCGGCGGGGCGCGGCGAGCGGGTCATCACCGCCGTCGGCCGGGCCTACTCGCCGATCGACAGCCCCTGCCTGGTGATCGACGGACGGGAGTGA
- the cas1 gene encoding CRISPR-associated endonuclease Cas1 has translation MLNEVVYCPRLFFYEWVEGVFVHNADTVEGALRHEKLERKEDPLPTAAEAETGESIRARSVELASDRLGIIARIDLVEGEGGTLSPVDYKKGAPRQGDDGSPEAWPADRVQVGAQALILRDNGYACDEAVLYYSATRQRVRVALDAALVDEITAAIATARALAAGGRIPPPLVDSPKCPRCSLVTICLPDETRAAATLPAEPDDAAQLALFATDEPPRAAAEADGDGLGEVRRLMPARDDLRPLYLTGHGLTVGKSGEVLQVREYGRAKGAPSKLIQEVRLNEISQINLFGNVQLTPAAVQGLCAAEKPVAYFSFGGWFYGLTQGLGLRNVFLRREQFRRADDPRFALRVARDLVASKIRNQRTLLQRNHVEPPPVALLRLKRLAQQAQAATALDELLGIEGTAARLYFEHFAGMLKVEDGDGGAPAFDFRTRNRRPPRDPVNALLSFAYALLSKDLMITCHGIGFDPFVGFYHQPRYGRPALALDLMEGFRPLVADSAVLTAINSRMVGDTDFIRAGDAVALTPAGRKGFIRAYEQRIDTLVTHPLFGYRVTYRRVFEIQARLLARFISGEILRYPGFETR, from the coding sequence ATGCTCAACGAGGTCGTCTACTGCCCGCGCCTCTTCTTCTACGAGTGGGTCGAGGGCGTGTTCGTCCACAACGCCGACACCGTCGAGGGCGCCCTCCGCCACGAGAAGCTCGAGCGCAAGGAGGACCCGCTGCCCACAGCGGCCGAGGCGGAGACCGGCGAGTCGATCCGCGCCCGCTCGGTGGAGCTGGCCAGCGATCGGCTCGGCATCATCGCCCGCATCGACCTGGTCGAGGGCGAGGGCGGCACGCTCTCCCCCGTCGACTACAAGAAGGGCGCGCCGCGCCAGGGCGACGACGGCAGCCCAGAAGCGTGGCCCGCCGATCGCGTCCAGGTCGGCGCCCAGGCGCTCATCCTGCGCGACAACGGCTACGCCTGCGACGAGGCGGTCCTCTACTACAGCGCCACCCGGCAGCGGGTCCGCGTCGCGCTCGACGCCGCCCTGGTCGACGAGATCACCGCCGCCATCGCCACCGCCCGCGCCCTGGCGGCCGGCGGCCGCATCCCGCCACCGCTGGTCGACAGCCCCAAATGCCCGCGCTGTTCGCTGGTCACCATCTGCCTGCCGGACGAGACCCGCGCCGCGGCGACGCTGCCCGCCGAGCCGGACGACGCCGCGCAGCTCGCGCTCTTCGCCACCGACGAGCCGCCGCGCGCCGCCGCGGAGGCCGACGGCGACGGGCTCGGCGAGGTGCGCCGCCTGATGCCGGCCCGCGACGACCTGCGCCCGCTCTACCTCACCGGCCACGGCCTCACCGTCGGCAAGAGCGGCGAGGTGCTGCAGGTACGCGAGTACGGCCGCGCCAAGGGCGCGCCGTCGAAGCTGATCCAGGAGGTGCGCCTCAACGAGATCTCGCAGATCAACCTGTTCGGCAACGTGCAACTGACGCCCGCCGCCGTTCAAGGTCTGTGCGCCGCCGAGAAGCCGGTCGCGTACTTCTCGTTCGGCGGCTGGTTCTACGGCCTGACGCAGGGGCTCGGCCTGCGCAACGTGTTCCTGCGCCGCGAGCAGTTTCGCCGCGCCGACGATCCGCGCTTCGCCCTGCGGGTGGCGCGCGACCTCGTCGCGAGCAAGATCCGCAACCAGCGCACGCTGCTGCAGCGCAACCACGTCGAGCCGCCGCCGGTCGCGCTGCTGCGCCTGAAGCGCCTGGCGCAGCAGGCGCAGGCGGCCACCGCGCTCGACGAGCTGCTCGGCATCGAGGGCACGGCGGCGCGCCTCTACTTCGAGCACTTCGCCGGCATGCTCAAGGTCGAGGACGGCGACGGCGGCGCGCCCGCCTTCGACTTCCGCACCCGCAACCGCCGCCCGCCGCGCGATCCGGTCAACGCGCTGCTGTCGTTCGCCTACGCGCTGCTCAGCAAGGATCTGATGATCACCTGCCACGGCATCGGCTTCGACCCGTTCGTCGGCTTCTATCACCAGCCGCGATACGGCCGCCCCGCCCTCGCCCTCGACCTGATGGAGGGCTTCCGCCCGCTGGTCGCCGACTCCGCCGTGCTGACGGCGATCAACAGCCGCATGGTCGGCGACACCGACTTCATCCGCGCCGGCGACGCCGTCGCGCTCACCCCCGCCGGCCGCAAGGGCTTCATTCGCGCCTACGAGCAACGCATCGACACCCTGGTCACCCATCCGCTGTTCGGCTATCGCGTCACCTACCGCCGCGTGTTCGAGATCCAGGCCCGTCTCCTGGCCCGCTTCATCAGCGGCGAGATCCTCCGCTATCCCGGATTCGAAACCCGATGA
- a CDS encoding aldo/keto reductase, whose product MQRIPFGRTGHDSSRVLFGAAALAAMRQDRADQVLELLLEFGVNHIDTAASYGDAELRIGPWMARHRDRFFLATKTGERTAAGARASIERSRQRLRVEQLDLVQLHNLVDEDDWRAAMGPGGALEALVEARERGTVRFLGVTGHGTWAPAMHRRSLERFPFDSVLVPYNFSLLQDPVYAADLEALLALCGERGVAVQTIKSVARRRWREDDTSHRFSWYEPLRDADAIARAVSFVLARPGLFLNSSSDATLLRPILVAAFQPAPAPADDALRADAARYAIEPLFVRGVSDAI is encoded by the coding sequence ATGCAGCGCATCCCATTCGGGCGCACGGGGCACGACAGCTCGCGGGTGCTGTTCGGCGCCGCGGCGCTCGCCGCCATGCGCCAGGACCGGGCGGACCAGGTGCTCGAGCTCCTGCTCGAGTTCGGCGTCAACCACATCGACACCGCCGCCTCCTACGGCGACGCCGAGCTGCGCATCGGGCCGTGGATGGCGCGCCATCGCGACCGCTTCTTCCTCGCCACCAAGACCGGCGAGCGCACCGCCGCGGGGGCACGGGCCAGCATCGAGCGGTCGCGGCAGCGGCTGCGGGTCGAGCAGCTCGACCTCGTCCAGCTCCACAACCTGGTCGACGAGGACGACTGGCGCGCGGCGATGGGCCCCGGCGGCGCGCTCGAGGCCCTGGTGGAAGCGCGCGAACGGGGGACGGTGCGCTTCCTCGGCGTCACCGGCCACGGCACCTGGGCGCCGGCGATGCACCGCCGCAGTCTCGAGCGCTTCCCCTTCGACAGCGTGCTGGTGCCCTACAACTTCAGCCTGCTGCAGGATCCCGTCTACGCCGCCGACCTCGAGGCCCTGCTCGCCCTGTGCGGCGAGCGCGGCGTCGCGGTGCAGACCATCAAGTCGGTGGCGCGGCGCCGCTGGCGCGAGGACGACACCAGCCATCGCTTCAGTTGGTACGAGCCGCTGCGCGATGCCGACGCGATCGCCCGCGCCGTCAGCTTCGTGCTGGCGCGCCCCGGCCTCTTCCTCAACAGCTCGAGCGACGCGACGCTGCTGCGGCCGATCCTCGTCGCCGCCTTCCAACCGGCTCCCGCCCCCGCCGACGACGCGCTGCGCGCCGACGCGGCGCGCTACGCCATCGAGCCCCTGTTCGTGCGCGGCGTCAGCGACGCCATCTGA
- a CDS encoding DUF1428 domain-containing protein — MANYVDGFVLPVPRKNIAAYRALARRAGKVWREHGALAYVECVGDDVRRGKHTSFPKSVKLKPGEVVWFSWIVYKSRRHRDAVLARVMKDPRLCGTSAAMPFDGTRMIYGGFKVAVEL, encoded by the coding sequence ATGGCCAACTACGTGGATGGATTCGTCCTGCCGGTGCCGCGCAAGAACATCGCCGCCTACCGCGCCCTGGCGCGACGGGCCGGCAAGGTCTGGCGCGAACACGGCGCGCTCGCCTACGTCGAGTGCGTCGGCGACGACGTCAGGCGCGGCAAGCACACCTCGTTCCCGAAGAGCGTGAAGCTGAAGCCCGGCGAGGTGGTGTGGTTTTCGTGGATCGTCTACAAGTCGCGTCGCCATCGCGATGCCGTGCTCGCCAGAGTGATGAAGGATCCGCGCCTGTGCGGCACGTCTGCGGCGATGCCCTTCGACGGCACGCGGATGATCTACGGCGGCTTCAAGGTCGCCGTGGAGTTGTAA
- a CDS encoding SDR family NAD(P)-dependent oxidoreductase gives MRFGADVTAVVTGAGGGIGRGLALEMARRGCAVALVDIDGEGLAETQRLIATRSSAHRVDVADRDAMAALPEAVRAAHGGAQVLLNNAGVSVAAPVAELPLADLEWLMGVNFWGTVHACKFFLPLLLAAPAARIGTVLSDFALFSLPTKSAYCASKFALRGFSESLRAELVGTGVRLTCAYPGPVATGLVARGRAWDAAKQAMEAQFVAARALPVATVARRICDAVERGRPRVLIGRETHAIDLAMRLMPAATGTLIGRFKGRIPFL, from the coding sequence ATGCGATTCGGAGCGGACGTCACGGCGGTGGTCACCGGCGCCGGCGGCGGCATCGGGCGCGGGTTGGCGCTGGAGATGGCGCGCCGCGGCTGCGCGGTGGCGCTGGTCGACATCGACGGCGAGGGGCTGGCCGAGACGCAGCGCCTGATCGCCACCCGCAGCAGCGCGCACCGCGTCGACGTCGCCGACCGCGACGCCATGGCCGCCCTGCCCGAGGCGGTGCGCGCCGCCCACGGCGGCGCCCAGGTGCTGCTCAACAACGCCGGGGTCTCGGTCGCGGCGCCGGTCGCCGAGTTGCCGCTCGCCGATCTCGAGTGGCTGATGGGGGTCAACTTCTGGGGCACCGTCCACGCCTGCAAGTTCTTCCTGCCGCTGCTGCTGGCGGCGCCGGCGGCCCGCATCGGCACCGTGCTGTCCGACTTCGCCCTGTTCAGCCTGCCGACCAAGTCGGCGTACTGCGCCTCGAAATTCGCGCTGCGCGGCTTCAGCGAGTCGCTGCGCGCCGAGCTGGTCGGCACCGGCGTGCGCCTCACCTGCGCCTATCCGGGTCCGGTGGCCACCGGTCTGGTGGCGCGCGGCCGCGCCTGGGATGCCGCCAAGCAGGCGATGGAAGCGCAGTTCGTCGCCGCCCGCGCCCTGCCGGTCGCCACCGTCGCCCGCCGCATCTGCGACGCCGTCGAACGCGGCCGGCCGCGCGTCCTCATCGGCCGCGAGACGCACGCCATCGATCTGGCGATGCGCCTCATGCCCGCCGCCACCGGCACGCTCATCGGCCGTTTCAAGGGACGGATCCCCTTCCTCTGA
- a CDS encoding DUF2878 domain-containing protein encodes MRFGRGLNFALYYAGWFACVLGPAWGYPWTGTAIALAFVACHLALVRRRRDELALMATAAVIGLVADTLQIAAGLLRFPTGTLFGVLPPVWLIVLWAQFAATFHYSLQWLQGRPWTAALFGACGGPLAFLAGQRLGVVAFHPAMWRSLLSLGVVWAIAMPLLLAVAARQRGREGVGQYRSWRRAAA; translated from the coding sequence GTGCGCTTCGGCCGCGGCCTCAACTTCGCGCTCTACTACGCCGGCTGGTTCGCCTGCGTGCTCGGCCCGGCCTGGGGGTACCCGTGGACCGGGACGGCGATCGCGCTGGCGTTCGTCGCCTGCCATCTCGCCCTGGTGCGGCGGCGGCGCGACGAGCTGGCGCTGATGGCGACCGCCGCGGTCATCGGACTGGTCGCCGACACGCTGCAGATCGCCGCCGGCCTGCTCCGCTTTCCCACCGGCACGCTGTTCGGCGTCCTGCCGCCGGTGTGGCTGATCGTGCTGTGGGCGCAGTTCGCCGCCACCTTCCACTACTCGCTGCAGTGGTTGCAGGGTCGGCCGTGGACCGCGGCGCTGTTCGGCGCCTGCGGCGGCCCGCTGGCCTTCCTCGCCGGGCAGCGCCTCGGCGTCGTCGCCTTCCACCCCGCCATGTGGCGCAGCCTGCTGTCGCTCGGCGTCGTGTGGGCGATCGCCATGCCGCTGCTGCTGGCCGTCGCGGCGCGGCAGCGCGGCCGCGAGGGGGTCGGCCAGTATCGCTCGTGGCGGCGGGCGGCGGCGTGA
- a CDS encoding nuclear transport factor 2 family protein — MKGRAVLALLLAAAAASAEVEHPPGSLEQTRLIVDRFAARFARVGPEMGEELEALYSADVAFRDPLTSVVGIAPLRRYLAHFGETAGGARFVITDTVIQPGNAVVFWTMVPAGGGPAVDGVSHLRIRDRVYDERDYFDLGVVYDQVPVLRWLTGLVKGRLAPPDS; from the coding sequence ATGAAGGGCAGAGCCGTGCTCGCGTTGCTGCTGGCCGCCGCGGCCGCGTCGGCCGAGGTCGAGCATCCGCCGGGCAGCCTCGAGCAGACGCGGCTGATCGTCGACCGCTTCGCGGCCCGCTTCGCGCGGGTCGGGCCGGAGATGGGCGAGGAGCTGGAGGCGCTGTACAGCGCCGATGTCGCCTTCCGCGATCCGCTCACCAGCGTCGTCGGGATCGCGCCGCTGCGGCGCTACCTGGCGCACTTCGGCGAGACCGCCGGCGGCGCCCGCTTCGTCATCACCGACACGGTGATCCAGCCCGGCAACGCCGTCGTCTTCTGGACCATGGTGCCGGCCGGCGGCGGGCCGGCGGTCGACGGCGTCAGCCATCTGCGCATCCGCGACCGCGTCTACGACGAGCGCGACTACTTCGACCTCGGCGTCGTCTACGACCAGGTGCCGGTGCTGCGCTGGCTCACCGGCCTGGTGAAGGGGCGGCTGGCGCCGCCGGACTCGTGA
- a CDS encoding glycosyltransferase yields the protein MSAAAGAAPPPRVPPLPPRPLHHPGVVRAAAIAGAALRLSVVVPCYNVGRLAAAAVASLLGQTLTALEVIAVDDGSTDDTLAHLLAVADPRLTVVTQANRGLAAARNAGIAQARAPLIGFCDGDDVWFPEKAAKQVAVMDADPGVGLTFSHSAYLDESGTPTGQLLVSRCRRPTTRDLIARNHIGNGSTAIVRRACFAAAGLFDESLASCEDAEMWTRLSVRAPHAFRLVPEPLTGYRVRAGSQMHTFDSYIAGSRAYLERYRSYVPGYGDREAARTWALHLRVLSRKAFSSGDVALSRRILAAALRASPGSVLGDARGLAMAGLHALALVLPPPARTLPYRLGRVALRGAYGRLVGTPRRA from the coding sequence ATGAGCGCCGCCGCCGGCGCCGCGCCGCCGCCGCGGGTGCCGCCGTTGCCGCCGCGGCCGCTCCACCATCCCGGCGTGGTGCGCGCCGCCGCCATCGCCGGCGCGGCGCTGCGCCTCTCGGTGGTGGTGCCCTGCTACAACGTCGGCCGGCTCGCCGCCGCGGCGGTGGCGTCGCTGCTGGGCCAGACGCTCACGGCGTTGGAGGTGATCGCGGTCGACGACGGCTCGACCGACGACACCCTGGCGCACCTGTTGGCGGTCGCCGACCCGCGCCTGACGGTGGTGACGCAGGCGAACCGTGGCCTCGCCGCGGCCCGCAACGCCGGCATCGCGCAGGCGCGGGCGCCGCTGATCGGCTTCTGCGACGGCGACGACGTCTGGTTCCCGGAGAAGGCGGCGAAGCAGGTGGCGGTGATGGACGCCGACCCCGGGGTCGGCCTGACGTTCTCCCATTCCGCGTATCTCGACGAGAGCGGAACGCCCACCGGCCAGCTCCTGGTCAGCCGCTGCCGGCGGCCGACGACGCGCGACCTGATCGCCCGCAACCACATCGGCAACGGCAGCACCGCGATCGTGCGCCGCGCCTGCTTCGCCGCCGCCGGCCTGTTCGACGAGTCGCTGGCGAGTTGCGAGGACGCCGAAATGTGGACCCGCCTCTCGGTGCGCGCGCCGCACGCCTTCCGCCTGGTGCCCGAGCCGTTGACCGGCTATCGGGTGCGCGCCGGCAGCCAGATGCACACCTTCGACAGCTACATCGCCGGCAGCCGCGCCTACCTCGAGCGCTACCGCAGCTACGTGCCCGGCTACGGCGACCGCGAGGCGGCGCGCACCTGGGCGCTGCACCTGCGGGTGCTCAGCCGCAAGGCGTTCTCCAGCGGCGACGTGGCGCTGTCGCGCCGCATCCTGGCGGCGGCGCTGCGCGCTTCGCCGGGGAGCGTGTTGGGCGACGCGCGCGGGCTGGCGATGGCCGGCCTGCACGCGCTGGCGCTGGTCCTGCCGCCGCCGGCGCGGACGCTGCCCTATCGCCTCGGACGCGTCGCCCTGCGCGGCGCCTACGGCCGGCTGGTCGGGACGCCGCGCCGCGCATGA